The Raphanus sativus cultivar WK10039 chromosome 6, ASM80110v3, whole genome shotgun sequence sequence GGTGTCGCCGGTCGACAGGGTATGGAACAAGCTGGGGAATGCAAACTGGGGAGACATCGGTGCTTTGCAGTTGGTTTTCGCCACTTACCATAGTATAATGCAGTACTTTGGACCGCCTAGGCACTCCATTGAAGACTTAGCCGCTGACCATACCTCTCGCCTTCACTCGAGAAGACAGGAGAGGCAGTTAGGAGGGGATGATGCTAGTGTTAACGAAAACAACGGTATGTTTAGGTTCCAGCAAAGAACCATGTCTCCTGAAATTGTAGaagttcaagaagaagaagaatccaaAATTGAGCGTGAAGGAGACTCTATGAGACTTGAAGTTGGATCGGTTCTGTGGTTGGAGGATACAAACTATCAAAAGGGGTATCAGATTAACCGAGTGTTGGCTAATGCAACTTTTATCGCTTCGCCGGTGGATGAAGCAGGAGGAGAGTCTGTGTTTCTGTACGTTGGTTCTCCTCCTTCCCAGCTTGAGCCACCTTGGGAAGACATGAACCTGTGGTATCAAGTACAAAGACAGACTAAAATATTAAGTGTCATGAAACAGAGAGGGCTTTCTAGCAAGTACTTGCCGGAGCTTCATGGGTCTGGTAGGATCATTCATCCAGGACAGTGTCAGAAACCAAGCTCAGGAGGGAGATGTGATCATCCTTGGTGTGGAACTCCCATTCTTGTCACCACTCCCGTCGGCGAGACGGTGGCTGATCTGGTGAATGAAGGAAGGTTTGGACCAGAAGAAGCTATCAGATGTTGCCATGATTGCTTATCTGcactctcttcctcctcttcaggTGGGATTCGCCACGGTGATATCCGACCGGAGAATGTGGTTTACGTCACTTCTGGTGTGAGACATCCTTACTTTGTGCTGATTGGTTGGGGTCACGCTGTGCTGGAGGACAGAGATCGACCGGCGATGAATCTTCACTTCTCATCTACTTATGCACTCCAGGAAGGGAAACTCTGTGGTGCATCAGATGCAGAGAGCTTGATTTACATGCTTTACTTCTGTTGTGGGGACTTATTGCCTGATTTGGATTCAGTTGAAGGAGCTCTTCAATGGAGAGAGACCTCTTGGTCTAAAAGATTGATACAGCAGAAGCTTGGTGATGTCTCCACCATTTTAAAAGCCTTTTCTGACTACGTTGACAGTTTATGTGGGACGCCGTATCCTTTGGATTATGATATTTGGTTGAGAAGATTGAAGAGGAACCTCTCAGAAGATCATGGGAAAGAAGTTGAAACTTCAGGCTAAGCAAGCTCTCTCATCAATCTAGTAATTGGGAGGTCCTTATATTAAACATTCTTTCAGGTGCTCTCTCTCTGCTGCTTTAACCTGACCGAGACTGGAAAGCTTCACGAGATGAGACGGTTTTGCACAAGTCTGAGACCTTGTTCTGTTCTTGTACAGGATCTTTGGAATGGATTAGATTATGTGTTTGCCCTCCGTTGTTAATGTTTTGTTCCTTCTCTtctgtattattattattattatcatcttGAGAATTGAATTCTCTATTATTTTTCATTGTAATGAGTCTTGTTTTTCTCTATTGGTTCGTAAATGGTTTGATGAGCCCTGCAATAGTGTGTAGTTGATCCTTCTCCTATCCTCGTTGAAGACAAGAGTTGTATGGCTTTAGGAGTAAGAAAGTTTACACAAAGTAATCaaggattttaaatttttacaggCGCAAAGATTCAACAAGAGATCTCTCTGTCTTTTATCTCGATCTCACATCAAAcattgtggtggtggtggtggtctcTACGGTTCCATCACTTAAACCTTTCTTCTTAACAGTTTCTTCAACtttgttgttcttgttgttgatgtCATACTCAAGTGTCTGGAGAAGCAAACCGCCTTTGTTAGTTTTCCAGTCTCCTCCAATGTCCATATCCATATCATgtttatctcctcctcctccccttgGTCCAAAAGCTCTGTCTAGCTCAGATGCAATGGAACCAACCTCCACATCAGGTTCCTCTGGAGCCCAGTCTCTGAAGTTGATCACTGGAGGTGGGATCCTAGCAAAGAACAACTCATATAGGTTCTTGAACAGACCTTTTCCATAAGGGTTCTCTTTCTTGTCATATCGGTACCGGAAATTCTCATAAGTtgtctgcaaaaaaaaaaaaaaaattctcatcaCTACATAGCAGCAGCAATGATCAGACAAGAGAGGTTTTATAAGAATCTTGCCTGATTGGTGCAGATGAGATAGAGGTGAAAAACAGTGAGTCCACCAACAAACCACACAACGACAAAGCAGTAGACGATGAGAACAATAAATATTGCATCATCCGTTATGACCATTAACAACATCTTGCCGTTTGCCTCAAGTATGCTGACCCATGAGAAGACAAAGACGTACAAGCAGAGGAGCGTTGAAGTTGATATGAAACATATGAAGTACGGATAGTTTCTCTGCAAAAAAGACAAACCGTTTATATAAACACAGAGTCTCACATCTTTTTTTGAATAAAGAACATTTTTTAGACTTACTAAAGCGATGCATTGGCCAACCCAAGGACAGTGATGATCAAATCTTTGGACACAGTTATTGCAGATGGAGCAGTGAGAGGCGCGAGGAGGACGGTAGAGCAAACAAGTATCACAGAACTTAACTTTGACAGTGTACCCATTCACTAATATGTCCTTGGTTCGAGGTAACTTTGTGTTACCGAGCTTGTTGTTTACCCACTCTGAGGAGTGAGTGATCTTATCAAGGCCTTCTCCGTCAGGTGAGTCTTTGTTCCTCGGGATGATGCCGGGGTC is a genomic window containing:
- the LOC108813703 gene encoding probable protein S-acyltransferase 2, whose protein sequence is MGRKKSSHVHNAPSDDDNNMYSKDSKPKRIYQLWPGNNKFYCGGRLVFGPDASSLLLTTAMIGAPAITFSIRMAFMIGKRYPFFHSLVLMGSLLLTVLDFTFLFLTSSRDPGIIPRNKDSPDGEGLDKITHSSEWVNNKLGNTKLPRTKDILVNGYTVKVKFCDTCLLYRPPRASHCSICNNCVQRFDHHCPWVGQCIALRNYPYFICFISTSTLLCLYVFVFSWVSILEANGKMLLMVITDDAIFIVLIVYCFVVVWFVGGLTVFHLYLICTNQTTYENFRYRYDKKENPYGKGLFKNLYELFFARIPPPVINFRDWAPEEPDVEVGSIASELDRAFGPRGGGGDKHDMDMDIGGDWKTNKGGLLLQTLEYDINNKNNKVEETVKKKGLSDGTVETTTTTTMFDVRSR
- the LOC108813702 gene encoding uncharacterized protein LOC108813702, yielding MVRVRAGGGLVGPVIGYVGCWAHVGLIFRSHLTGKSPDLESTGSGTTTKRSSVSSGSRSRTRRDFLARFTDTERFTNSLQDWFASLLPLDNKDGPVFESPFELVELQKFDYALEGVSFQQLTRMPNAVYASTSASVEANAYLAVEDFLHGTVKSLWEAFWSQEEEEPVPFSVGCLYNQNLRFYHAEQALALGKLEDLSATGVLLKNPRHPHGKWDHILELALLTPDIESSDHHHHPTPSLPVLGEALFYALRILIARSVSRLDFSQSSNCVFVLLVDTQHGGVVRVEGDVSKLDFDVSSVYDCAAEWVQKHAKISVSPVDRVWNKLGNANWGDIGALQLVFATYHSIMQYFGPPRHSIEDLAADHTSRLHSRRQERQLGGDDASVNENNGMFRFQQRTMSPEIVEVQEEEESKIEREGDSMRLEVGSVLWLEDTNYQKGYQINRVLANATFIASPVDEAGGESVFLYVGSPPSQLEPPWEDMNLWYQVQRQTKILSVMKQRGLSSKYLPELHGSGRIIHPGQCQKPSSGGRCDHPWCGTPILVTTPVGETVADLVNEGRFGPEEAIRCCHDCLSALSSSSSGGIRHGDIRPENVVYVTSGVRHPYFVLIGWGHAVLEDRDRPAMNLHFSSTYALQEGKLCGASDAESLIYMLYFCCGDLLPDLDSVEGALQWRETSWSKRLIQQKLGDVSTILKAFSDYVDSLCGTPYPLDYDIWLRRLKRNLSEDHGKEVETSG